A genomic segment from Nicotiana tabacum cultivar K326 chromosome 7, ASM71507v2, whole genome shotgun sequence encodes:
- the LOC107768806 gene encoding exonuclease DPD1, chloroplastic/mitochondrial: protein MRRAAMCFSLSQFPRCSVHTLTNSWWQSFHHISRIGRGSISSKVLASDKHGLDGRYNSTENRQTLTTKAQGKNKAAFSRKTTIRHEILDETTTSKVDIYNSEVTEIGCTKYVDIRQIIAENKDLAKLMTFIIFDIETTGFSREHERIIEIALRDLHGGENSTFQTLVNPGCSVPNSYIHGITTGMVNRPDVPRMGDLIPILLRYVGSRQKPGGCVVLVAHNARGFDVPFLIKEFSRCSFDIPPNWLFVDTLPLAREVMKSGGAKVPPKVSLQALGQHYGIPLAGSAHRAMVDVHMLSAVFQRLTFDLKLTIPSLIEGHSFWPSEVGSSKKKKNTRET from the exons ATGAGAAGAGCTGCAATGTGCTTCTCGCTGTCACAGTTTCCTCGATGTAGTGTTCATACCTTGACTAACTCATGGTGGCAAAGTTTCCACCATATAAGTAGGATCGGTAGGGGAAGCATTAGCTCCAAGGTTCTTGCCTCTGATAAACATGGGCTGGATGGTAGATATAATAGTACTGAGAATAGACAGACCCTAACTACAAAAGCCCAAGGGAAAAACAAGGCTGCTTTTAGCAGAAAAACAACTATCAGGCATGAAATATTAGATGAAACAACAACTTCTAAAGTAGACATATATAATTCAGAAGTAACTGAAATAGGATGTACTAAATATGTTGATATTCGACAGATAATTGCTGAAAACAAAGATTTGGCCAAACTTAtgacttttatcatttttgatatTGAGACTACTGGGTTTAGTAGAGAACATGAAAGAATTATCGAGATTGCATTGCGGGATCTTCATGGGGGTGAAAACAGCACATTCCAGACATTAGTCAATCCTGGATGTAGTGTTCCAAATTCATATATCCATGGAATTACTACTGGTATGGTCAATCGACCTGATGTCCCCAG GATGGGGGACCTCATTCCCATCTTATTGCGGTATGTAGGAAGCCGCCAGAAACCTGGTGGATGTGTGGTGTTGGTGGCGCATAACGCTCGCGGTTTTGATGTTCCTTTTCTAATTAAGGAATTCAGTAGATGCTCTTTTGATATTCCCCCAAATTGGTTGTTCGTTGATACTCTTCCTTTGGCACGTGAAGTCATGAAGTCCGGAG GCGCAAAGGTTCCTCCAAAAGTCTCGTTGCAAGCTCTAGGTCAACACTATGGGATCCCATTAGCTGGTTCTGCTCATAGAGCCATGGTGGATGTGCACATGTTATCAGCAGTTTTTCAACGGCTGACTTTTGACCTGAAGTTGACAATCCCTTCTCTTATTGAAGGGCATTCCTTTTGGCCATCAGAAGTAGGCagctcgaagaagaagaagaatactaGGGAAACATAG
- the LOC107768812 gene encoding syntaxin-43, whose product MASRNRTILFRKYRDALRSVRVPAGSSPSTSSGHGSGPVIELATTSLLNSNRSYAPLSTEDPGTSSNGPVTVGLPPAWVDVSEEITGNVQRVRTKMAELAKAHAKALMPSFGDGKEDQRRIEALTHEITGLLKRSEKKLQRLSAAGPSEDSNVRKNVQRSLATDLQSLSMELRKKQSTYLKRLQQQKEGPDGVDLEMNLNGSHSRRDDDDLDDLGFNEHQMAKLKKSEAFTVEREREIQQVVESVNELAQIMKDLSVLVIDQGTIVDRIDYNVQNVASTVEEGLKQLQKAERSQKQGGMVMCATALVIMCFIMLVLLILKEILF is encoded by the exons ATGGCGTCGAGAAATAGAACGATATTGTTTAGGAAGTATAGAGATGCGTTGAGAAGTGTTCGGGTCCCTGCGGGTTCTTCGCCGTCcacgtcatcgggtcatggtagTGGGCCGGTGATCGAATTGGCAACGACGTCGTTGCTTAATTCCAATCGATCGTATGCTCCTCTCAGTACAGAAGATCCCGGAACCTCCAG TAATGGTCCAGTTACAGTAGGTCTACCGCCAGCGTGGGTGGATGTGTCGGAAGAAATCACGGGTAATGTGCAACGGGTCCGAACAAAGATGGCTGAGCTAGCCAAAGCTCATGCTAAAGCGTTAATGCCATCATTTGGAGATGGTAAGGAAGATCAGCGTCGTATTGAGGCTCTTACCCATGAAATAACTGGTCTTCTCAAAAGATCTGAAAAGAAATTGCAAAGACTTTCTGCAGCTGGTCCTTCTGAGGATTCAAATGTTAGGAAAAATGTACAG CGCTCTCTTGCTACAGATCTTCAAAGCCTTTCAATGGAGCTTCGCAAAAAACAATCTACTTATTTGAAGCGGCTCCAGCAGCAGAAAGAG GGTCCAGATGGAGTTGACTTGGAAATGAACTTAAATGGGAGCCATTCTCGAAGGGATGATGATGATTTGGATGACTTG GGATTTAATGAGCATCAGATGGCCAAGCTCAAGAAAAGCGAGGCATTCACAGtcgaaagagagagagaaatacAGCAG GTTGTTGAATCGGTCAATGAACTTGCCCAAATTATGAAAGATCTGTCAGTTCTGGTGATAGACCAG GGTACTATCGTAGATAGGATAGACTACAACGTTCAAAATGTTGCATCAACAGTTGAGGAAGGTCTTAAACAACTGCAAAAG GCTGAACGATCTCAGAAACAAGGTGGAATGGTCATGTGTGCCACAGCTCTAGTAATCATGTGCTTCATAATGCTGGTCCTCCTAATTTTGAAGGAGATATTATTCTGA